From the Micromonospora lupini genome, one window contains:
- a CDS encoding DegV family protein — protein MPVAVVTDSTAYLPPELVRRHRLTVVPLTVVLNGAEGLEGVETQPADATRALRERRVSASTSRPAPEQFTRTYRRLLDDGADGVVSVHLSAGLSGTVEAARLAAADFDGRVEVVDSRSAGMGLGFPAIAAARAAEAGANLAGVRDAALASVARTTVWFYVDTLEFLRRGGRINAAEALLGTALSVKPIMHMPDGAIVLREKVRTASRGVARLVDLAVESAGDDDVDLGVHHLAAPQRADALLAALTGRLGARLHDTYVSEAGAVVAAHAGPGLACVVVHRRSEG, from the coding sequence ATGCCCGTCGCGGTCGTCACCGACTCCACCGCCTACCTCCCACCCGAGCTGGTGCGGCGGCACCGGCTGACAGTCGTCCCGCTTACCGTCGTGCTCAACGGCGCGGAGGGTCTGGAGGGGGTGGAGACCCAGCCCGCCGACGCCACCCGGGCGCTGCGCGAGCGGCGGGTCTCGGCCAGCACCTCCCGCCCGGCGCCCGAGCAGTTCACCCGGACGTACCGCCGCCTCCTCGACGACGGCGCCGACGGCGTCGTCTCGGTGCACCTGTCCGCAGGCCTGTCCGGCACCGTCGAGGCGGCCCGGCTGGCCGCAGCCGACTTCGACGGCCGCGTCGAGGTCGTCGACAGCCGCTCCGCAGGCATGGGACTCGGCTTCCCGGCCATCGCGGCCGCCAGGGCCGCCGAGGCCGGGGCGAACCTCGCCGGTGTACGCGACGCGGCGCTCGCCTCCGTCGCCCGGACCACCGTCTGGTTCTACGTCGACACGTTGGAGTTCCTCCGCCGGGGCGGCCGGATCAACGCGGCCGAGGCGCTGCTCGGCACCGCCCTGTCGGTCAAGCCGATCATGCACATGCCGGACGGGGCGATCGTGCTGCGCGAGAAGGTCCGTACCGCCAGCCGGGGAGTGGCACGTCTCGTCGACCTGGCCGTCGAGTCGGCCGGCGACGACGACGTGGACCTCGGCGTGCACCACCTGGCCGCGCCGCAACGCGCCGACGCGCTGCTCGCCGCGCTCACCGGGCGGCTCGGGGCACGGCTGCACGACACGTACGTCTCCGAGGCCGGCGCGGTCGTCGCCGCGCACGCCGGCCCGGGCCTGGCGTGTGTGGTCGTCCACCGGCGGTCGGAGGGCTGA
- a CDS encoding histidine phosphatase family protein, producing the protein MTRLIVWRHGNTDWNAANRVQGHSDVPLNELGRDQARAAAPLLASLRPDAIVSSDLSRATETAAALAALTGLPVRTDARLRERHFGQWQGLHLTEVAERFGDEYARWRAGDPDPGADLEPLHDLGERVAAALREAADAAPDGTVVIATHGGSSRQGVGHLLGWPPDVLRTIGSLANCHWTELRHAPGAPAVGRPQDARGWQLRGHNVGLVTAPAVVEAV; encoded by the coding sequence ATGACCCGGCTGATCGTCTGGCGGCACGGCAACACCGACTGGAACGCCGCCAACCGCGTCCAGGGGCACTCCGACGTACCCCTCAACGAGCTTGGCCGCGACCAGGCCCGCGCCGCCGCCCCGCTGCTCGCCTCGTTGCGTCCCGACGCGATCGTGTCCAGCGACCTGAGCCGCGCCACGGAGACCGCGGCGGCGTTGGCCGCGCTGACCGGGCTGCCGGTCCGCACCGACGCCCGGCTGCGCGAACGGCACTTCGGCCAGTGGCAGGGCCTGCACCTCACCGAGGTCGCCGAGCGCTTCGGAGACGAGTACGCCCGCTGGCGGGCCGGCGACCCCGACCCGGGCGCCGATCTGGAACCGCTGCACGACCTGGGCGAACGAGTCGCCGCAGCCCTGCGGGAAGCGGCCGACGCGGCCCCCGACGGCACGGTGGTCATCGCCACCCACGGCGGCAGCTCCCGCCAGGGCGTCGGCCACCTGCTCGGCTGGCCTCCCGACGTGCTGCGCACCATCGGCTCGCTTGCCAACTGCCACTGGACCGAGCTGCGGCACGCACCCGGCGCGCCGGCAGTCGGCCGTCCCCAGGACGCCAGGGGTTGGCAGCTGCGGGGGCACAACGTCGGCCTGGTCACCGCGCCGGCCGTCGTCGAAGCGGTCTGA